The nucleotide window ATACGGTTTTTGTCTGCCGTTCGACCGGAACGATACCGCGCAAATGGCTTGCGGAATCGCCGGAACAGATTGCCGCCCTGGTCCTGGATGATCTGGATAAACTGAAGATCGGCGGCCTTAAACCGACCCGCGGCGACATCCGTTGCATTATCTACGGCCATTTGGCCCGTCTTGCCGTCTGGCGGCTTCGCGTGGCCTGGGACAAGACGCAACCGGCGTCGGCAAAACTCGCCATCGCGGCTGCTGAGCTGAGGCAAGGACGGGCACTGAAATGTATCGAGGATCATCTGGCGGAAAGGTACCTGAATGCGCCGCGGCTTCAGCAGAATGATTATGTTCAGGAAAATAGGACTTTATATGGAGGAGTTGGTGATGAAATATCCTTTTGAACTACCTTTTGCCGAAGTTCAGGCAGATATCGACACGTTCGTTACCGCGGTTTTTTCGTGCCTCGAATCGGAATTTCTCATCATGCCGAAAGGCCTCGGTTTCATCGACTACCCCGTTTTCGAACAGGGTTACGAGGCGCTGAAACAAGCCACCAAGGGCTTCACCTTCCTTAAACCCGAATCGCTGTTTCAAAAGACTTTTGAAGCCCCCATTGTGATCCTGGTATTACGGACCATGCTGGGCTTCACGCCGCCGGAATGGGCGTATCTCGCCACTCTACAGACAGGTGTTGAAGTCAGCCAGGGCTTTGTCCGCGCCCTTGACCGAAAAATACGTTTATCACCCCTTTCTCCTCTTGCCGACGGTAAAGTCACCGTTGAACGAGTGAAGGCATTGATAGACACTGCTTGCCGGCTGCTGAAAGAAGGAGCACCCCCGGCTACAACCGATAAAATCCATCGCCTCGACAAGGCTGATACAAAAACAGGCATTTCCGGAGTACAGACGCTTGCGGGAATGGGCGTTCCCTATGCCATGCTTCTCTACGAGCGTTTTCTTGGGCGACCTTTTGCCGGTCACCGCGATTCCGTCAGTGATCTTGTCGGAGACAGCCTTGAGGCAGCCGTTGAGGATGCGTTGAGCAAAGCTGGCATCAGTTACCGGAAAACAAAGCGGGCGGAGAGAATACCCGGCTTCGACCAGACACCCGATTTCATCGTCCCGAGTGAGTTTAATCCCCAGATCATCATCGAGGCAAAAATTACGGAAGACGACGGCACGGCCCGTGATAAGGCCACCAGAATCCAGCATCTGGGGGCGCTGAGCATGGCCGGGCAACCAACGGATAAACCGAAATTCGAGGTAATTGCCTGCATTGCCGGGCGAGGGTTCGGGGTACGTCGTGAGGACATGAAGAAGATGCTTATCGCAACGAGAGGCAAGGTATTTACCTCACGTAACCTCGACCGCTTGATTGATTGTACCGGACTGCAGCAATACAAAACTCGGTAGTTGATATTTTACAGGTTCTGATACAGCCAGCGAAGAAACAATAGCGGGGACGAGGTATGATGTAAAAAGGGAGAAATATGGATCCGGAATTAGCAGATCTGGTTTACCGTCACAAGGAAATCGCGCGGGAGGAGAAAGAGAAAAGCGGGCGTCTGGTGTTTGGAACGCTCTGCTCCTATGTTCCCGTCGAGATTCTGCATGCGTTCGATATCCTGCCGGTCCGGTTTTGGGGGGATGGCAGGAACAATGAACTATCCACTGCATGGCATGAAGATTCTTGACTTCACCTATCTGTTTCCCGGTCCCTATGGTACCATGATGCTGTCCGATATGGGGGCTGAGATTATTGAAGTTGAGAACTTTAATAATCCCGCCCTTATGCGGATTACTCCTCCGATACAGGAAGGTATGTCCGCCGTTTACGCGCGGGTAAATCGAGGCAAAAAATCCCTTGCCTTGAATTTAAAAAGCGATGAAGCGAAGGAGATCGTTTACAAACTTCTCGGGGAATACGATATCGTGCTTGAGCAGTTCAGGCCCGGCGTGATGTAAAGGCTCGGGCTGGGATATGACAGGCTGAAACGGGTTAAAAGCTCGATCATTTACTGTTCCCTGACGGGCTACGGCCAGACAGGCGGTTACGCGGACAGAGCGGGGCATGATATCAATTATCTCGCGTTATCCGGAATTGAATCATTTTCGGGAAGAAAGGATTCAGGGCCGTTGCTGAGCGGGATACAGATTGCGGATATCGCAGCCGACTCCAAGAATCTTGTCATCGCCGTGCTGACTGCGTACATAAAAAGATTAACGACCGGCGAAGGCGATTATGCCGACATATCCATTAAAACAATGGCTGAATGGCATTCAATATTCAAAAATACCGACGCCTGCGCGGAGCCTGTTTTCAATCTTCAGGAGGCGATAAGCAAAATAGAAACTGGAATAATACGTCAGGAGGCAAAACAATGAAGCTGGTTT belongs to Syntrophobacterales bacterium and includes:
- a CDS encoding C15orf41 family protein, which encodes MKYPFELPFAEVQADIDTFVTAVFSCLESEFLIMPKGLGFIDYPVFEQGYEALKQATKGFTFLKPESLFQKTFEAPIVILVLRTMLGFTPPEWAYLATLQTGVEVSQGFVRALDRKIRLSPLSPLADGKVTVERVKALIDTACRLLKEGAPPATTDKIHRLDKADTKTGISGVQTLAGMGVPYAMLLYERFLGRPFAGHRDSVSDLVGDSLEAAVEDALSKAGISYRKTKRAERIPGFDQTPDFIVPSEFNPQIIIEAKITEDDGTARDKATRIQHLGALSMAGQPTDKPKFEVIACIAGRGFGVRREDMKKMLIATRGKVFTSRNLDRLIDCTGLQQYKTR
- a CDS encoding CoA transferase — encoded protein: MNYPLHGMKILDFTYLFPGPYGTMMLSDMGAEIIEVENFNNPALMRITPPIQEGMSAVYARVNRGKKSLALNLKSDEAKEIVYKLLGEYDIVLEQFRPGVM
- a CDS encoding CoA transferase; the encoded protein is MGYDRLKRVKSSIIYCSLTGYGQTGGYADRAGHDINYLALSGIESFSGRKDSGPLLSGIQIADIAADSKNLVIAVLTAYIKRLTTGEGDYADISIKTMAEWHSIFKNTDACAEPVFNLQEAISKIETGIIRQEAKQ